The following are encoded together in the Babesia microti strain RI chromosome II, complete genome genome:
- a CDS encoding hypothetical protein (overlaps_old_locusTagID:BBM_II00325) yields the protein MGILRRLIVLVLFTSICTLMASIPWKVTDNLAATHIARVFIVKRSKRRRTFSILLANINKKFSKFPQNNISVATPITTDDSTPNDVTDGYTEGHIDTKLSNKHCEHDSAKDSHLCNKKPVTGLDASVYDDNVITDILLDKIPVDILTNQNKRYEANSKDLELLDWVLTFISGIYIACVSFGEFSISLIDHLTKLSKRTEFLFHILYKITIILYYIFRSNIKYIISWHSGLHHSKKIIVSTIFYTLCMATSLRASFMLISTNYHVIFRCTTFASILFCQALIILHLKPVISFILFFFKNIFGVVWSILLIIRILKNMHAQIQLDNTYKSFKLEPNDIQTGHIKGKHTMKDKTTENLQINRDFIIRELSCLLEFWLLLTCIDMVPLVTSMRLFNFFSSHIILFSAIESIFHVYITNIISNKWINLSLGAFRHMIIKFFDFIICLITGWHDILGSRCSINAPKEDILTMDRWRNSIIGYTIFAVQSCMSRTTVNKVKESTLWSIANFIIFHAPQVIFLILPRFIFNFYVYYMMILKPIIYTTITLETDPLGNFNAKIECLILSLFSFTARLIISNDYFALSNIIPCLAVVISNKLISTMVLSLLKQKTL from the exons ATGGGAATTTTAAGGAGACTGATTGTATTGGTCCTTTTCACATCAATTTGTACATTGATGGCGTCTATCCCATGGAAAGTGACTGACAATCTCGCCGCCACCCACATCGCCCGTGTGTTTATCGTCAAGAGGTCCAAGCGCAGACGTACCTTTTCCATCCTACTTGCAAATATCAACAAGAAGTTTTCTAAATTTCcccaaaataatatttcagTTGCTACACCCATCACTACAGATGATTCCACGCCTAATGATGTTACAGATGGATATACTGAAGGTCATATTGATACAAAGTTATCAAACAAGCATTGTGAACATGATTCAGCGAAAGATAGTCATTTGTGCAATAAAAAACCGGTTACGGGACTAGATGCTAGTGTTTATGATGATAATGTTATAACTGATATATTGTTAGACAAGATACCGGTGGATATACTTACTAATCAAAATAAAAGATATGAAGCCAACTCTAAGGATTTGGAATTGTTAGATTGGGTTCTTACTTTTATATCAGGGATCTACATTGCTTGTGTCTCTTTTGGAGAGTTTTCTATATCATTAATCGATCATTTAACAAAGCTATCAAAACGAACTGAATTCTTGTTCcatatattgtacaaaattACGATAATACTCTATTACATATTTCGATCCAATATCAAGTACATTATTTCTTGGCATTCAGGTTTACATCATTcgaaaaaaataattgtatcaaCTATATTTTACACTTTATGCATGGCCACAAGTTTACGTGCCAGTTTTATGTTAATATCAACCAATTACCACGTGATATTTAGGTGCACTACTTTTGCGTCAATACTTTTTTGCCAGGcactaattattttacactTAAAGCCAGTAATATCGTTCATACTCTTCTTTTTCAAGAACATATTTGGCGTCGTGTGGTCAATTTTACTAATAATTCGCATTCTAAAGAATATGCATGCCCAGATACAACTTGATAACACCTACAAATCGTTTAAATTAGAACCCAATGATATTCAAACAGGACATATCAAGGGTAAACATACTATGAAAGATAAAACGACGGagaatttacaaattaacaGGGATTTTATTATCAGAGAGTTATCATGTCTACTAGAATTTTGGTTACTTCTAACATGTATAGACATGGTCCCATTGGTAACGTCCATGAgattattcaatttcttcTCATCCcacataatattattttctgCAATCGAATCGATATTCCATGTTTATATAACAAACATCATCAGTAACaaatggataaatttgtctTTGGGGGCTTTCCGGCATATGATCATCAAGTTTTTCGATTTCATAATTTGCCTTATTACAG gctGGCACGATATTTTAGGTTCTAGATGTAGTATTAATGCACCCAAAGAAGATATCTTGACAATGGACAGATGGagaaattcaattataggatatacaatttttgcagTACAATCTTGTATGAGTCGCACCACAGTTAACAAAGTTAAGGAGAGCACACTTTGGTCGATTGccaatttcatcatctttCATGCGCCTCAAGTTATATTCCTAATCCTACCCAGATTCATATTCAACTTTTATGTCTATTACATGATGATACTAAAGCCTATCATTTACACGACGATCACACTAGAAACTGATCCTTTGGGGAATTTTAATGCTAAAATTGAGTGTCTAATACTCTCATTATTTTCTTTTACAGCCagattaataatttcaaatgattatttCGCACTATCGAACATTATTCCCTGCTTGGCTGTAGTGATATCGAACAAACTTATCTCTACCATGGTTTTGTCATTACTGAAACAGAAAACATTGtag